A region of the Plasmodium vinckei vinckei genome assembly, chromosome: PVVCY_11 genome:
ttattatatatgtataaattgCTATGCTTAAAGTGAAATggattataataataaccaAAAAAATCAACCTTATATAAGTGTAGGAATTAATAgctatatttaattttcattgaactgttatatattttattaatatgatAGTATATTAGTGTAAATAGTCCTTTTTCTTTTGGGTGTTTTCTAGATTAGTACCATACCAAtttaacaataaaaaaaataaaatatgtattaaaattaatgtataattttgttcGTATTGATAGGGatacatatgtatgtaaACGAAAAacatgtattattattaaaaccGTTGAAGCAAGTTGATCTTAtctatattcatatatgcATTCTTATTGTTCTTAATCTATGGCATTAATTTAGAACAACTTTCCTATACACTATTTTACAATTAAAGTGTGTAAAGACCCAATAATATGATGTtggaaaaacaaataatgtAATGTAAGAATAATAGAGTCGAAGAATTTAGGAAAGAGAAAgtgtaataaaattagattctatccaaaaaaatataaaaattattatttatttaaaatatatatttaaaccaaaaaatataagttttaaaaagattaataacaattatatatgtgcacattaataagaaatatttattcaaatatttaaaataacaaGGAacgcaaaaaaaaagaaagtgataacaaaaataaaagcatcattatacaaataataataaaacctagtatatgcataaagAGAAGGTTTAATTTGGTTTGATTATATGCATTGagatttaatatattatttgatttagaatatgaaaagatagataaataaaatactacAGTGACGTTATGGGTGCTTAATCATTCATGATGCGCTCATTTTCGTGATATGTAATGTGGTATCTTATttgtttacttttttttttataaaaaagctATATCTTCATTCAAATGATTAAATGGGATAGTTTAATTGGAAATTCCGTGAATGTCCATTTTTGGTTTatagtatatttattcatcaataataaaatatgttcctgaaaaaaaaatataatatgcattatGAAAAGAGGTGTAAAAATTAGAAATTAAAGTGAAAAGttattatgaatataagAATGAATATGGGGATTGATAATTGCTATCACTAATATGATTTCTATTGGGctttttgtttgttttaattttatttattttaaaaatttttatttttttcatgtaGTTACCGTTTAATTTTTGCTCCTTATCCTTGACACtgtcatatttattaattcttGGTCTATAATTAGTTGGATCTCTTCTAAAAGTGACGTCAATGATTTTTAAGAATTTATTCATACCCGCTACTAATGTTTGTGGGGTATTGGCAACAGTATTAACTCCGGCTTGTCCGTCAAAAACGATAACATGATCAGCAAGATAAGTAGCCATTATAAAATCATGTTCGACAACAAAAGCAGTTTTGTTAGTATTAAGTATAAatcttttaataattttggaTACAATTATTCTTTGTTCTGAATCTAAATAAGCTGATGGTTCATCGATTAGATAAATGTTAGTATTTTTTGCTAAGGTAATGATAATTGCAACTTTTTGTAATTCTCCACCAGATAATGTTAAAACTTGATTATCTAATATGCCATCAATTTTTAAtggttttattatttcattattaaaatatggatCTGTATATAAgccttttaattttgacATTAATAATTGCCTAACAGTACCTGTAAATTTTGCTTGTATTTGTTGGGGTTTATAAGAAACACTTAAGGATTCTAAAAATGATAGACTATCTACATTATCAGGTTTAATTAGGCCAGCAAATAATCTTATAAATGTACTTTTTCCACTTCCATTTTGGcctaataatacaaaaatttcTGATTCTGAAAAGTTTCCTTTATCTACTGTTAAGGTAAATGAGTTCAAGGTTTTTACCATTTTAggatatgtataaaaatgtaatctttttttatcttcatCTGTTACATCTTGATCTGTAgctaatttaaaatttaatgattCTTCACGTATTCTTAAATTATCAGTTGGAATAAAACCGTctaaaaatacattaatTCCTTCTCTGACAGAGAATGGTGATGTAACAACACCATATGCACCTGCCTTTCCCCATAAGCAACAAACATAATCACTTAAATAATCTAATATAGATAAATCGTGTTCTACtactattatataattatcatgTCTTACTAAACcatgtataatttttgccATAGATAttctttgttttatatCTAAATAACTACTAGGTTCATcaaacatatatacatttgttGTTTGCCCAATAATAGATATTAATAATGCAAATCTTTGTAATTCTCCTCCACTTAAGTCTTCAACATTTCTATCAAGTAAATGATCTAGTTCTAatacttttatatatttatctttttgatttaatttatcttttttatttattatttctaatatatttccttTGACCTGTTTAGGTATTAAATCGACATTTTGTGGTTTAATAATAGGTGATAATTGTTCttctaataattttgtaaaaaaaatttgtaatTCACTACCTCtgaaaaatgataatatatctcGCCATTCAGGAGGACTATCAAACTTTCCTAAATTTGGTTTTAATTTAgatgataaaatttttaatgctGTTGATTTTCCAATACCATTTGTTCCAACTAATCCCAATATTTGTCCTAATTTTGGAACTGGTAATCTATGTAATTTAAAGGTATTAGGGCCATATCTATGTACAACATCTTTGTTAATATCTTTAggtaaattaataatagtgATTGAAGAGAATGGGCATTTCTTTACACATATACCACAACCTATACATAGCATTTCACTGATATATGCTATTTTTGAGCTATGGTCAACTTCAATACAAAATTTTCCAGTTTTTACAATAggacaattttttttacattctAAATGACATTTTTTTGGTTTACATTTATCAGTACTAACAATGGCAATTCTTAATTTGGATGCTTCAAGtttgttttctttatataaatcttctttgttttttttcttcattttgttgGATTGCTTCTTTTATAATGTATGCGGATTATTATGTCGGTATTGCTACGATAAATGAATAACCTTACGAagattaatattttttaattaagcataaaatgatatgtaaataaaaactgAGAACTTtttaactatttttttgtgtaaaaattgttgatttagtaattatttgttaatattgtataatatatatatttactgaattattttgtgtgttttttgattattttaacGTGATTATACGGGATGTACAAATGGTGGTTGGTTTGGTGAAGCgcatacatatgtatatatagagaAAGAAAGTAAAAAGTATATGCACAGTGGGAATGCTTGATCAGAATGTAATTCGGCTATACATGAGAATTTTTGATTTTCTACAAACTTCTTAGTATGCtctatttattatcatataaagGTATCGTAGTTTtgctttatatatttattcaagcgtaaaacatattttggAATATTAAGTACGAGGgaaaaagatgaaataaaaaaaaatataaaaatcacaatatagaaaagaaatatatcttGATTCAAATGTTtacaaaattgttttttaaaaaatgaaatgaacaatatctatattattaatataaaaaataatataaagagTATAAATGGTTTACTGATATAAACggcgaaaaaaaataattaaacattttttataataaaaatcaaatgaATCTTTTATTACAACAAATGATGgatttcttcatttttatgcCATAAATTAAGACTactttaaattattttaggaacatatatttaaatatatacatttatatgtgcatgcaataagtttttttattgcgttgatttttattttcaaatggGGTTTACACTATTATAGgtattgaaatatatatatagcaaTATTACGTCATCTATGTAAATTAAACGGTTTTATTCGTTtggaatatttatttaaaggaaatatgaaaaataaataagtcaaatataaaaacaaataaaactaagtaacaaaaataggtgaataaaaataatcacGAACAAATAAGTTTTAAAGTGAATGAAACATTTTGGAAAAAATTGAGTTCAGCACAATGCAAGTTACATAGGTATTACCAacacacatataatatatatgttcataattacgtttaaataaaatcaaattgttgaaaaaaaaaattttaaatgaaaaaaacaaaaatattaagatttcatatttttattagttGATGAGAAAACATATGTAACTTGGAAATTTATGTACTTTACCATCATTGCAAATAATGCATGGATAAATATGCCTATAACATGATATATTTAGCATCAcacacataaaaaatatacaaatttatgATTAAGTATGGGTATATTGAGGTATGTTGTGTTGggacaatttttttaagtataaATTATAGTATCATCTTATTTAAAATCATAGTAAATCGTtgaaaaagagaaaaaaatgtatactatcaatataaataatataagatattcatttacacatttttgtgtttacttatttttatgaaatttaaatataattacatatttGATTGTTGGTAATtaaagcatatatattgatcataaatataaaaataaaaggaaattttgtaaaaattattgtaatttaattttaatattttaatttttattgattattaatttataatattttagtataaaattatgataagGGGAATATATCAATGTACACatagtattatataatatttttacacatATGTATAGTAGTTGCATGcaatattttgttaatctttttttttgttataaatttataatatatttaattaattggCTGTCATTTAAGTATGTTGGAAATTGAATGGGCTGCTAAACTTTTAACTCAATTGTTAGTTCATGAAAAGGtgagaattaaaaatatatacacccACACACCATAACCGACgcattgttattattttattttttatgatacaaaataataactttGGTGAATATACATTTTCTCACTATTGGGGTCATAACagttatattcattattctatttgattttatttttgttttttatgaCTACTATTTGggaattattttaatattttcatttgaatTGATGTTGCTATATTGTGTTTGTTCGTGTCTTATGATACAAATAGCATATGGATAtgtgtgtttttttttatatttgagtgttattattttatttttttacagtGTATGAAAGAGAAATATGCTGCTGAATTATTCAAAAGATTTGGTGACATCAATCAaattattcattatatgAATCACCACCTCGATCCTCTTGGTTTTATGGTCAATGTATtgcaaaaaatgtttaaaaataaaaatgcatatgtacatataatatatgaaaaagataTGCATAGCatgatatacatatatctAGATTTaacattatattaaatgttCATAAGGATAAGAAATAGCTAAATTagtttaattattattgtttgtGCATTTCTCTTACATTTTGGCTTTGTAGAATGAATTAATAAACGGTgaagaatatttaatattaaattgtgAAAAACACAAAATACCAGAATACCAATGGAATGATACCGAATTAGAACTTAACCTAAAGGAAgaacatttatttaattctaaattaaaaaaaaatgaaataagtTTATACTATTTAATCATTGATTATATAgtcaataataatgaaaaattaaaaattaatgatacTGAAATGTCCTATGAAAGTTTTTGTATACAGttaaatataagaaatGCAAATACCCAAAAATCAATAAGTAATAGTTGAAACATGAACataatttaaagaaaacaaaaaatagacaattttatatattactcatatgttatatatgaatataaacttatatatatatatatatatatatgcgcatgcaaatatgtatatgtctTCAATATGTTACACATAAATACTTATGTTGTTTTGTCTATTTAGTGGATAGATTAATAGCAAATGATTGGATTACGAGTGAGGATGGATATTTATCTCTAGGAACTCGATTTTTTACAgtaagtatatttttttttgaaatccatatatgcaaatgcatatgcaaatagccataaaaacatatttattgaacatatatatacccaaaaaaaataataataaataaacaaaaaaaattagaacaagtatgaaaaaatatatacaaacgaatacacatacatatacacatatttttatttatatttatgcttATTCTGAAGGActtgataaaatatttcccTCTTAATAAATTGGAAAAATGCTCCTTATGTAATAAGGCAATAATTGTTGAGGTATGCtcattcattattttttatttaaatgctaataatatcatatgcatataaatatgtgtgTTATACAATTTCATGATGATttgattttatatattttttatatatataatttttttagaatATTGAATGCAAAAATTGCATGTCACTTTATCATGCCCACTGTTTTAAAGGGCTGGCAAATAAATTGTCACTTTGCTACATATGCAAAAGTCCATTTTAGATAAcagtttttaaaaaataatgtgtttagttttttttctttttttgtttttttcccATTAAACTttctttaataaataaatataactaAATGCTTAATAGCTTTCTGATAATGTACCGTCTTTTAAAgcttgtatatatacaggGATagtcatatttatatatctcAAGTTTATGGATATTactgatatttttttttgttcataaaaTTGAAGCATAATTTTTGCTGACCTGCAATAAAAGTAGAAAATATGTTACAATGAGAGCAGCTGCAATAAGACATAAtgataattaaatatagaaacaaataaatattcatatataaatgtgcGGGTGGATATACAATACTAAACCATATATGTTgtgttataataaaatgagcAATGTGTAAGTACGTACTCCTTTATGTTATCATATAAGTTGTCTTTTCCTAAAGTAAGATAACCAATGGGAACggaactaaaaaaatataataaatttatgagATATCTTTATATGGCGTATATTGTAgattacaaataaaataacatgAAGTGTATATATTACTGTGTTGATCCTTTGTTTAGATCTGTGTATGTCCTACGAATAACTCTATCAATTGTGTCGACAAAATTATCCTCGCTTATTTGTACGGTTGTATATGTTCtgtgaatatttttaaaataaaaaagggtttattatatgataaagTGTGGAAAACGAGGGattttgaataaataaaattaggTGCATGAGTATATTAGTATgcgataaatatattaatattagtCTATATTTGTTAAGATTacttgttatatttttttatttttgatatcAAGTtgccatatttttttgctttaGCAGATGAatcaaatatgtataaatcgAATCTTTTAACAAGGTCGTTTAATAAATCGTTCTTATAGTATACATCTTCAAGTTTATCATAAGTTATGACCTAACAATTTCAATATATAAggattattataaatatttttaggaACTACAATtttctaaatatatatgtatgtaaatatatcttAGGGatatatagataaataatatgatatcattttagtaataattttgtatgctaattttattttattattataacatttttatcttatCAAACTTACCTTTTTGactctttttaatttattttcaataacCATATTCTTCCACTTATCGGCATTTTCGGATACTAATATGATTACATCCGAATAGTATGAATGAATTAAATTTctaaaaaagtaaaaagataataaaaatatattggtgtgtataaataaatgaaataatgaAGACAATGTTACAATGGTATTGTAACTAAATGACGCATTGGGGGTATAATAGAAATAACCACTTTGACATAGTTAgtggaaaataatatttttaaaaatgtaagcATGCGTATATATGTGGGTAAGATGCTCATAACTGTTCGGTTGTCATGGtgtatataaacatatatatgtatgttaGATTTAATAGTggatatatagatatatatattttttacattggGAAGTTGTATGATTTTCCTATATTATAGCTCATAgataaatcaaaattaCAATATAGCATATGGGTATCGATAGGTGTGTTTGCAGCCTGGGAATTTATTACtttatcaaatataaaattatatgccTTTGAAAATGTATTTGGCTCTATTATTTGATCATGTACTTTAATATTGTTACTTGGAatgtctttatttttaattgtagTATCGTGTagttttttaatattatgattaattttttgattcTTGCTATTTAAAATTGCCTTTTGAAAATTCTCATATTTTTGGTTTGTTTTTACATAGTTTaagaattttttattttcttttttcttcttctcAAAAATTtccttcttttttattttggttttcatttttttatccattttaaaaaacaagcaaaagaaaaatataaagaataagAAGAAATTGGGAAAACACAAAAAATCAAAGcattattaaaagaaaaaagattttatatataatacaatcAATGTGATTATaaagtattatatatataaaggtttagcaaatgataatatatatattttgtgcTTCCATATAcatgtgcatatatttataatatatatatatggacaaataataatgcataATAATGTATTGTAATTTCCTTAGATTATgtcaaatatttaataattctttttttttttcgatatgggatataaatatgtatgcaAATGCGTGTATGCATagtatgtttttatttttgggGGTCGTTCTTATAATTTAGTAAAAATCTAActgattaaatatatataacatattcaaataaataaatggaaTCGTAGCGTAGtatatacttataaaaTGTGCTGTCATAACTGCATGTGTacaaaaacataaatacataaatatatagatcAATTAAGCATATGCATGgatgatatatatgcaattgGTTAGTGATATTAACGAGCGATTAAATCAATGATGacataaaaaagtaaaacaaaaatataaaatgatgtaattataaaaataatgttaataaaaatagtgatTACAGTGTAGTAACGAGAATTGTAAAATTgtgattatatttatttttgcatATCCGTAATGTTAGTTTTATACGATGCATGAAATAGGGCAAGCACCATAatcatattatatgcaaGATAAATGTTAATGCATTAAAAATCTagaaaaaaagggaaaaaaaaagaaaaaaatgttttgcATGATAGATAACGAATTTAATTGTGTacctataaatatataattttttattttttcaaattttcaTCTATTTTTGGTTTCCCTTTTCACatcacaaaaatatttatggtgaaaaataaatgtatataatacaatatatttattgtaaatcgggatatatgtatttgtAATGTAAGTGTATtgatatttaaaaacataaagAAGGGAAAATGGTAATGATAAAGTATTAGAGATAATGAAAGATAAAGGAAAAATTAAGCATAATGAAAAGGTGGGTAtcgaaaataaaaaataaatatgctatgaaatatttgcaaaaaataataaattaaaaacaaattaaaaaatgcataagGTAGTATTAAAGAGTTTTAAAAAGTGgcatttatataaagatggacattcttttatattacatGGAAAGAAAGGAGTAGTGACAACTGGAAATttgttattaaataaagaagacacaaaaaaaatcgaaCTAAGCGAAGATAACCAAAATAGTAAAAGCGGCAAGAATGAAATACCttctaaaaatattgaaaaccGAATTATTTTACACAAATCAAACTATATAGTAAATGgttgtaaaataaatgaactAGTGagcatattaaatttatatataaaattaaaaagtgaTAATCTTGAATTACTAAAGAATATTTctgtaaatttattaatgaaCAAAGAAAAGCTGAGATATCatgatattataatttttataaaaaagttttcaatcataaaatgtaaaaactattttttgttttgttattttaaaGATGTATTAATGGAAAACAttcatttaattaattGTGATGATTTAATtgacatatatttttcttacaCAAATTTAaactattttcattataatttttttttattacttgaAAAGAAgatatttcataatttcCATCTtttagatataaaaaaattagtgTGTTTAATCCAATGctttaagaaaaaaagaataatttCCAAAAGTTATTtaactatattattatatggaatatcgaagaatataaataattttaatacgTTTCAACTATCAGTGGTTTTTGGGTTTTTCagaaattttaatttaaataataatgtattaCTTAATTCATTGATTCATCATTTTAATCAACATATTAATCTTAACGATGATCCAAAAACAGTAGCActcttttataattttttatcttatGTACACGATAAATGCAAGACAAATTATCAGAATTTTGAGAAAGAGAAAAATTTagtaaattttataaaagcaTTTAAGTTATGTTATGAAGAAAACGACTTAAATTATGAGCATGTGTGTAACAACAAAGAACTGGAATGTATAGAActgaataataatgaaaacaaaaatgagCTATCCCAAATTAGTAAGGATAATATAGTATCAGACGCGAAAGGAATACAAGCAACAGATCAGATTGTAAGAAGCAAAATATTAGAActggaaaataaatatttgtctaaaaatgatgaattagaaaatttaaaagaacAAACAAATTCTTTAAAGATGAATTCATATAATGTtagtttattatattctacTAAAAATgctttgaaaaatatagaaattatatcaaagaaaaaaataaaaaatatgtcgGTTGATTCATTATGTTTAGTATCATTGAGTTTGTCAAAAATTAGTACTACAAGCAAAGTATTTCTAGAAAAAATCGCTGAAGAAGTAGGTAGACAATCTAATAAGTTAACTCCTTTATTAGTCAGTTCATTGTTGTTATCTTTTAGTAAAGCAAATCACAGACATGGAagtttaatttattattcattaaaatttttttataaatattacaatttttttaatattaatcaAGTAggatttttatgtaaaggtctatataatttttccattaaagaaaatgaatttattgATGTATTAAATGAGTTTGTTCTAAATAATCTGCataattgtaataatttgtG
Encoded here:
- a CDS encoding ABC transporter E family member 1, putative — protein: MKKKNKEDLYKENKLEASKLRIAIVSTDKCKPKKCHLECKKNCPIVKTGKFCIEVDHSSKIAYISEMLCIGCGICVKKCPFSSITIINLPKDINKDVVHRYGPNTFKLHRLPVPKLGQILGLVGTNGIGKSTALKILSSKLKPNLGKFDSPPEWRDILSFFRGSELQIFFTKLLEEQLSPIIKPQNVDLIPKQVKGNILEIINKKDKLNQKDKYIKVLELDHLLDRNVEDLSGGELQRFALLISIIGQTTNVYMFDEPSSYLDIKQRISMAKIIHGLVRHDNYIIVVEHDLSILDYLSDYVCCLWGKAGAYGVVTSPFSVREGINVFLDGFIPTDNLRIREESLNFKLATDQDVTDEDKKRLHFYTYPKMVKTLNSFTLTVDKGNFSESEIFVLLGQNGSGKSTFIRLFAGLIKPDNVDSLSFLESLSVSYKPQQIQAKFTGTVRQLLMSKLKGLYTDPYFNNEIIKPLKIDGILDNQVLTLSGGELQKVAIIITLAKNTNIYLIDEPSAYLDSEQRIIVSKIIKRFILNTNKTAFVVEHDFIMATYLADHVIVFDGQAGVNTVANTPQTLVAGMNKFLKIIDVTFRRDPTNYRPRINKYDSVKDKEQKLNGTYFIIDE